Proteins encoded within one genomic window of Panicum virgatum strain AP13 chromosome 1N, P.virgatum_v5, whole genome shotgun sequence:
- the LOC120653515 gene encoding uncharacterized protein LOC120653515 has translation MAVCGYSHIFVAIDKFTKWIKVKPVTAATAAKAAEFIEEISHRLRVPKWIITDLGTSFTGSEFWDYCQESYIDVYYASVAHPRCNGQVERANGLMLQGLKARIFYPIEKYGAKLFQELPRVVWGLHTQSRATGYSPFFMLYGSEAVLPSDNAFGAPHIQNYDENEAEAARCTDIDSAEEHRLTASIQHARYEQQLQCYHDRNIHERDFNVGDLVLRRIQSTTGSHKLSSP, from the coding sequence ATGGCCGTCTGCGGATACAGTCACATATTCGtggccatcgacaagttcacaaaatggatcaAAGTCAAGCCGGTGACAGCCGCCACAGCAGCCAAGGCAGCCGAGTTCATTGAGGAGATATCACACCGATTAAGGGTGCCTAAATGGATCATCACAGATCTGGGTACTTCATTCACGGGCTCCGAGTTCTGGGACTACTGCCAAGAAAGCTACATTGACGTCTACTATGCCTCCGTGGCGCACCCCAGGTGCAATGGCCAAGTTGAAAGGGCCAACGGCTTGATGCTCCAGGGGCTCAAAGCCAGAATTTTTTACCCGATCGAAAAGTATGGTGCAAAGTTGTTCCAagaactacccagagtagtTTGGGGACTACACACACAAAGCCGGGCAACCGGCTACTCGCCATTCTTCATGTTGTACGGTTCTGAAGCAGTCTTGCCATCGGACAATGCTTTTGGTGCTCCGCACATCCAGAACTATGACGAGAACGAAGCCGAAGCAGCTCGATGCACCGACATCGACTCCGCAGAGGAGCACCGCCTAACGGCCTCCATCCAGCATGCGAGATATGAACAGCAGCTCCAGTGCTACCATGATCGCAACATTCACGAGCGCGACTTCAATGTCGGCGACCTAGTTCTACGACGAATCCAGTCGACCACCGGCTCTCACAAGCTGTCTTCCCCATAG